Below is a window of Camelina sativa cultivar DH55 unplaced genomic scaffold, Cs unpScaffold00920, whole genome shotgun sequence DNA.
ataaataatgatatgtacaagaaatattttttttcaacaaaactaAGGGGGTTTTGAgctaaacaaaaacatatggATTCAAATGTATAAGTATGGTAATAATCTTGActaatatgtaaataaaaatgtgtataaAGACCAACCGccttagtaaaaaaaaaaactaccttTTCGTTTCAGTCTTCTTCCTTATAAATTTctttcatcgtcttcttcgtcctcctcctcctcctcctctatgtttctctctctctctaaacccCACACCAAAACTGTGGCGGCTATATTCTCCATCCCCCCTGTGTTTTAGTCTGTTTCATCTCTTTCTCAGATTCACTTTCTCGTCTCGTACAAATCAGGAATCAAACAATGGTTGTTCCTCTGCTTCTTAATCCGTGTTTTTTTCCCataattttctaatttgattttagagggttttgtttttggagaaaTTGATCTCGTGGGTCGTTTTGATTTCAGGTGAGTTCGATAGTAAAAATGGAGAACGATGACGTGATGACTCCGCCATGGCTAACACCAATGCTTCGAGCTGACTACTTTGTGACTTGTTCGATTCACGCAAGATGGAGTAAGAGCGAATGTAATTTCTTTTGCTTGGACTGTTCAGGCAATGCCTTTTGCTCTTACTGTTTGGTTCATCACAGAGACCATCGTGTTGTTCAGGTTCTGTTTCATCATCTCTCTGAggaatttcgtcgaacacctttgtttgattctaacatgatatatatgatatgttttGTTGTGGTTGCAGATTCGACGATCTTCGTATCATAATGTGGTAAGAGTGTGTGAGATTGAGAGACATATTGATGTCTCTtgtattcagaattatgttatCAACGGTGCTAAGATCCTCTTCTTAAACGAGAGACCTCAGTCTCGACTTGGTACAAGCTTGGACAAAATATGTCAGATCTGTTTTCGTAACCTCATTGATTTGTGCGGCTTCTGTTCTTTGGCTTGCAAGGTAAATGTAAAAGTGAAAATGTTATGGTCTTAAAGGTTTCTTCTTGTTAAATGTTGAATTGTTCAATTACATTAGCAAAATGGTTTTTAAGGTTTCTTGTGGtgaatcatttttttgtgttcagCTTGATGGTGTCAAGAATGGAGGTGACCCATACCTGACCTTCTCTTTGAGAGGAACGCTTGGTGACTCTTCGAAGATCTGTAATACCGGAGTTTGTAACGGTTTGATCAATGGAATCTCAGTGGGAGTCGACAACCAACGCAGCGAAACAGCGGCTGTGGTATCTCCAGGGACACCTTCGATTGAGAGCAACCGAGATTacccaaaaaagaagagaagaaagggcATACCTCACCGAGCACCTTTCTAAAAGGCTTTATTAAAGAGTTGAGGTATAATATGGGAATATGGTAAAACccctgagaaaaagaaaaagaaaaattgttggTAAAGGGAATCTTATTATAAATAGTAGCAACCTTATTTAAGAACAGCACATAACAAAAATGTGATGTTTCATA
It encodes the following:
- the LOC104773999 gene encoding uncharacterized protein LOC104773999; this translates as MVSSIVKMENDDVMTPPWLTPMLRADYFVTCSIHARWSKSECNFFCLDCSGNAFCSYCLVHHRDHRVVQIRRSSYHNVVRVCEIERHIDVSCIQNYVINGAKILFLNERPQSRLGTSLDKICQICFRNLIDLCGFCSLACKLDGVKNGGDPYLTFSLRGTLGDSSKICNTGVCNGLINGISVGVDNQRSETAAVVSPGTPSIESNRDYPKKKRRKGIPHRAPF